A stretch of Lactuca sativa cultivar Salinas chromosome 6, Lsat_Salinas_v11, whole genome shotgun sequence DNA encodes these proteins:
- the LOC128126810 gene encoding uncharacterized protein LOC128126810 → MAMFTDLRCSPSCTHAGVHGTVSICPPDCFEYKGTLDVFYKIIRQGFGRLWRGTNAGLALAIPTVGIYLPCYDIFRNWFEEFAAENAPSMTPYAPLLVGTMAGGAADCQFWHRNLGIKCRLHELANKSRISVTGASKMIANILYFLPWDGQRRRTSQGTNKPSTESTQLLSSVPTSGRHYCGLVACSRSPFKIVDGPASSAVENPVTAALDKQEFKCFSSYVN, encoded by the exons ATGGCC ATGTTTACGGATCTAAGATGTTCTCCATCATGTACGCATGCTGGAGTACATGGTACAGTGTCCATCTGTCCTCCAGATTGCTTTGAGTACAAAGGAACACTTGATGTTTTCTACAAAATTATTCGGCAG GGATTTGGAAGATTATGGcgaggcaccaatgctggccttGCATTGGCTATACCAACT GTGGGAATCTATCTGCCTTGCTATGACATCTTCCGAAATTGGTTTGAAGAGTTTGCAGCTGAAAATGCTCCAAGCATGACACCGTATGCCCCTTTGCTG GTGGGGACAATGGCTGGAGGAGCTGCAGATTGTCAGTTTTGGCACAGAAATTTAGGCATTAAG TGTCGTTTGCATGAATTGGCAAACAAGAGTAGGATTTCAGTGACTGGCGCTTCAAAGATGATTGCCAACATTCTCTATTTCTTACCGTGGGATGG ACAGCGAAGGCGGACATCTCAAGGGACTAACAAACCATCTACTGAGTCGACACAG CTTTTATCTTCTGTACCCACCAGTGGAAGACACTATTGTGGACTTGTCGCTTGCTCCAGAAGCCCCTTCAAAATCGTCGATGGTCCCGCTAGCTCCGCTGTCGAAAATCCAG TCACTGCTGCATTGGATAAACAAGAATTTAAGTGTTTTTCTAGCTATGTTAACTGA
- the LOC111890231 gene encoding polygalacturonase — translation MVIKPIAPVLLFVLLQYSSAKVVTYNVLSFGANANGFIDSTTAFLNVWNLSCASTNPAIIYVPKGRYLISSELTFSGITCKSKAIRFNIDGTLVAPSNTYNALGNTEVWIKLYRANNVTISGGILDANGTPLWNCKSSGKKTCPRGATTFGIYHSQNIVISNMKSLNSQMFHIIIYACNNTKLEGVNISAPGLSPNTDGIHLMNSKDVTILNSKISTGDDCISIGPGNSNVWIEKVVCGPGHGISIGSLGWEEKEAGVQNVTVKNATLIGSQNGLRIKTWARRSNGFVKDVVFQHASMENVRNPIIIDANYCPHKQKCPNQVTGVKISNVVYEDVYGTSATRVAVKFDCKKGKPCTGIRLKDVNLQYEGQPAESFCSYVDGTASGLLQPTSCL, via the exons ATGGTGATCAAACCAATAGCCCCGGTCTTGCTTTTTGTCCTACTCCAATACTCATCAGCAAAGGTGGTTACATATAACGTCCTAAGTTTTGGAGCAAACGCAAACGGCTTCATAGACTCAACAACTGCGTTCCTTAACGTATGGAATTTGTCCTGTGCCTCAACTAATCCCGCCATCATCTATGTGCCCAAAGGCAGATACCTAATTTCATCTGAGCTCACATTCTCCGGCATAACCTGTAAGAGCAaagccatcagattcaacatagaTGGTACTTTAGTGGCCCCCTCCAACACGTATAATGCTCTCGGCAACACCGAAGTTTGGATTAAGTTGTACAGAGCTAACAACGTTACCATCTCCGGTGGAATCCTGGACGCCAACGGCACTCCTCTATGGAATTGCAAATCCTCTGGAAAGAAAACATGCCCTAGAGGAGCTACG ACATTTGGCATCTACCATTCCCAAAACATTGTGATCAGTAATATGAAGTCATTAAACAGCCAAATGTTCCACATTATTATCTATGCATGCAACAATACCAAGCTAGAAGGCGTGAATATTTCAGCACCCGGGCTCAGCCCTAACACAGATGGTATCCATTTAATGAATTCCAAAGATGTCACAATCTTGAATTCTAAGATCTCAACAGGGGATGACTGCATTTCGATAGGCCCTGGTAATTCAAATGTCTGGATAGAGAAGGTGGTGTGTGGCCCTGGTCATGGCATAAG CATTGGAAGTCTAGGCTGGGAAGAGAAAGAAGCGGGAGTCCAGAATGTAACAGTAAAAAACGCAACACTTATAGGTAGTCAGAATGGTTTAAGGATAAAGACATGGGCGAGGCGTAGCAATGGATTCGTGAAGGATGTTGTTTTCCAACATGCAAGTATGGAGAACGTGAGAAATCCGATCATAATTGATGCAAATTACTGCCCTCACAAACAGAAATGCCCCAATCAGGTTACAGGAGTGAAGATCAGCAACGTGGTGTATGAGGATGTATATGGAACATCAGCGACCCGAGTGGCAGTGAAATTTGATTGTAAAAAGGGGAAGCCATGCACTGGGATCAGATTAAAGGATGTTAACCTACAATATGAGGGCCAACCTGCGGAGTCATTTTGCTCCTATGTTGATGGTACTGCTTCTGGTTTACTCCAACCTACAAGCTGTCTCTAG